The Anastrepha ludens isolate Willacy chromosome 2, idAnaLude1.1, whole genome shotgun sequence genome contains a region encoding:
- the LOC128856101 gene encoding two pore potassium channel protein sup-9 isoform X1, translating to MKRQNVRTLSLVVCTFTYLLIGAAVFDSLESRTEAKRWEFLQAVKNNFVKKYNVTAEDYRMMEIVIIENKPHKAGPQWKFAGAFYFATVVLAMIGYGHSTPVTIGGKAFCMAYAMVGIPLGLVMFQSIGERLNKFASVIIRRAKRYMHCSQTEATEMNLMLATGMLSSIIITTGAAVFSRYEGWSYFDSFYYCFVTLTTIGFGDYVALQNDQALINKPGYVALSLVFILFGLAVVAASINLLVLRFMTMQAEDAKRNEQDAQQAAAAAAALSNQQLAYDVESSNFNMHGKLLANSHYTTEYDETVSICSCTCLGGTRCLNHETFADPDFRPTDIIESTLSLKRASV from the exons ATGAAGCGTCAGAACGTTCGCACCCTATCGTTGGTCGTCTGTACATTCACTTATTTGCTCATTGGTGCGGCAGTCTTCGACTCCCTCGAGTCGCGGACCGAAGCGAAGCGTTGGGAATTCTTGCAAG CGGTGaagaataattttgttaaaaagtacAATGTCACCGCCGAAGACTACCGCATGATGGAAATAGTGATTATCGAGAACAAACCACACAAAGCGGGGCCGCAGTGGAAGTTTGCTGGAGCATTTTATTTTGCCACTGTGGTTCTGGCTATGATCGGCTATGGTCATTCAACACCAGTAACGATTGGCGGCAAAGCCTTTTGTATGGCATACGCAATG GTGGGTATTCCACTGGGCCTGGTCATGTTCCAGTCGATCGGTGAACGTCTGAATAAATTCGCGTCAGTAATAATACGTCGCGCGAAACGTTATATGCACTGCAGCCAAACCGAGGCAACGGAAATGAATCTTATGTTGGCAACGGGCATGCTATCATCCATCATTATAACCACTGGCGCAGCAGTCTTTTCACGCTACGAGGGCTGGAGTTATTTCGACAGTTTCTATTACTGCTTTGTGACGCTCACAACCATCGGCTTCGGTGACTATGTGGCGTTGCAAAACGATCAGGCGCTGATCAATAAACCCGGCTATGTGGCGCTCAGTTTGGTGTTTATACTATTTGGGCTGGCGGTAGTTGCCGCCAGTATCAATCTGCTAGTACTGCGCTTCATGACAAT GCAAGCCGAAGACGCCAAGCGTAACGAACAGGATGCTCAACAAGCcgcagccgcagctgctgcgcTCTCCAATCAACAACTCGCGTATGATGTCGAGTCTAGTAATTTCAATATGCACGGCAAATTGTTGGCTAACTCACATTATACGACAGAGTACGACGAAACCGTATCAATCTGTTCATGCACATGCCTCGGCGGAACAAGGTGCCTCAATCATGAGACGTTCGCCGATCCTGATTTTCGGCCAACTGATATCATTGAGAGTACTTTGAGTCTGAAGCGTGCGTCAGTTTGA
- the LOC128856101 gene encoding potassium channel subfamily K member 9 isoform X2 yields MKRQNVRTLSLVVCTFTYLLIGAAVFDSLESRTEAKRWEFLQDYRMMEIVIIENKPHKAGPQWKFAGAFYFATVVLAMIGYGHSTPVTIGGKAFCMAYAMVGIPLGLVMFQSIGERLNKFASVIIRRAKRYMHCSQTEATEMNLMLATGMLSSIIITTGAAVFSRYEGWSYFDSFYYCFVTLTTIGFGDYVALQNDQALINKPGYVALSLVFILFGLAVVAASINLLVLRFMTMQAEDAKRNEQDAQQAAAAAAALSNQQLAYDVESSNFNMHGKLLANSHYTTEYDETVSICSCTCLGGTRCLNHETFADPDFRPTDIIESTLSLKRASV; encoded by the exons ATGAAGCGTCAGAACGTTCGCACCCTATCGTTGGTCGTCTGTACATTCACTTATTTGCTCATTGGTGCGGCAGTCTTCGACTCCCTCGAGTCGCGGACCGAAGCGAAGCGTTGGGAATTCTTGCAAG ACTACCGCATGATGGAAATAGTGATTATCGAGAACAAACCACACAAAGCGGGGCCGCAGTGGAAGTTTGCTGGAGCATTTTATTTTGCCACTGTGGTTCTGGCTATGATCGGCTATGGTCATTCAACACCAGTAACGATTGGCGGCAAAGCCTTTTGTATGGCATACGCAATG GTGGGTATTCCACTGGGCCTGGTCATGTTCCAGTCGATCGGTGAACGTCTGAATAAATTCGCGTCAGTAATAATACGTCGCGCGAAACGTTATATGCACTGCAGCCAAACCGAGGCAACGGAAATGAATCTTATGTTGGCAACGGGCATGCTATCATCCATCATTATAACCACTGGCGCAGCAGTCTTTTCACGCTACGAGGGCTGGAGTTATTTCGACAGTTTCTATTACTGCTTTGTGACGCTCACAACCATCGGCTTCGGTGACTATGTGGCGTTGCAAAACGATCAGGCGCTGATCAATAAACCCGGCTATGTGGCGCTCAGTTTGGTGTTTATACTATTTGGGCTGGCGGTAGTTGCCGCCAGTATCAATCTGCTAGTACTGCGCTTCATGACAAT GCAAGCCGAAGACGCCAAGCGTAACGAACAGGATGCTCAACAAGCcgcagccgcagctgctgcgcTCTCCAATCAACAACTCGCGTATGATGTCGAGTCTAGTAATTTCAATATGCACGGCAAATTGTTGGCTAACTCACATTATACGACAGAGTACGACGAAACCGTATCAATCTGTTCATGCACATGCCTCGGCGGAACAAGGTGCCTCAATCATGAGACGTTCGCCGATCCTGATTTTCGGCCAACTGATATCATTGAGAGTACTTTGAGTCTGAAGCGTGCGTCAGTTTGA
- the LOC128856102 gene encoding uncharacterized protein LOC128856102, which produces MEWTREKTLALINEYRKRRGLWDMTHDDYRKKDVKQNLLIEVSESLGGNIPVGEIEKKFHTLRTQYHREINRMKRKEPYNSKWFGFKNLQFLSSPMARRLSRGRIKNEITEDGTVTTKYIIRDSTGQQPESNGSSAHSNNNINEEFLTIHQKPPTITIETIANTSRRNTSHRNTSRSRALEKLIEETTKDVEDIDDKPKMSVSLGHQGYSSEIHTEEELHNQRNHSENQTMEEEDEAMETLHLQGEEEEEITYTPSTGPEGCESGSHNQQTLHHAPIPTRIIKIQRRDTCNEAEFYDDESEQPHENKRIFYESTGQQHCPSLVTSTPSAASNSTNALLNPQAKTRQHKRQIQLPGRNLDENINGKSVTQVLHTSGALRDEFTTYGEYVSNEMRNITNREVLLGLKHKINTALFEAQMAELQK; this is translated from the coding sequence ATGGAATGGACTCGGGAGAAAACACTTGCCCTTATAAATGAATACCGCAAACGTCGAGGTCTATGGGATATGACACACgatgactatcggaaaaaagatGTAAAGCAAAATCTTTTAATTGAGGTTAGCGAGAGCCTGGGTGGCAACATACCTGTTGGGGAAATCGAGAAAAAATTCCACACACTGCGTACTCAATATCACCGCGAAATAAATCGAATGAAGCGTAAAGAACCATATAATTCTAAATGGTTTGGTTTCAAGAATTTACAGTTTTTAAGTTCGCCTATGGCTCGGCGTTTGTCGAGGGGACGTATAAAGAATGAAATCACTGAGGATGGTACTGTTACCACTAAATATATCATAAGAGACTCGACCGGACAACAACCTGAGAGTAACGGTAGTTCTGCGCACTCGAATAATAACATAAACGAAGAATTTTTAACAATACACCAAAAGCCCCCTACTATAACTATAGAAACCATAGCTAATACGAGCCGTCGAAATACAAGCCATCGAAATACGAGCCGGTCACGTGCTTTAGAAAAACTAATTGAAGAAACTACCAAAGATGTTGAAGATATTGATGACAAACCAAAAATGTCTGTTTCCCTTGGTCACCAGGGTTACAGTAGTGAAATACATACAGAGGAGGAACTGCATAATCAAAGAAATCATTCGGAAAATCAAACAATGGAAGAAGAGGATGAAGCAATGGAAACACTGCACTTACAAggggaagaggaagaagaaattACCTATACTCCGTCTACGGGCCCTGAGGGATGCGAAAGCGGATCGCACAATCAACAAACTCTTCATCATGCGCCAATACCTACACGGATTATAAAAATACAACGTCGTGATACATGCAATGAAGCTGAGTTCTATGATGATGAGTCGGAGCAACCGCATGAAAACAAGCGGATTTTTTATGAAAGCACTGGACAGCAACATTGCCCATCTTTAGTGACGTCAACACCATCAGCAGCTTCGAATTCAACAAACGCATTGCTTAATCCTCAAGCCAAAACTCGCCAGCATAAACGACAAATTCAACTTCCAGGACGAAATTTGgatgaaaatattaatggaaAATCAGTGACCCAAGTGCTACATACGTCAGGGGCCCTGCGTGATGAGTTTACAACGTATGGAGAGTATGTTTCTAATGAAATGCGTAATATAACAAATCGAGAGGTGTTACTGGGCCTCaagcataaaataaatactGCTCTCTTTGAAGCACAAATGGCAGAATTGCAAAAGTGA